In Salarias fasciatus chromosome 20, fSalaFa1.1, whole genome shotgun sequence, a single window of DNA contains:
- the LOC115408896 gene encoding ceramide kinase isoform X1, whose protein sequence is METDLCLESSLWVGNKRHRAVLTGWHFKWTEVDKKNRDKKTVSVPVSEVVGVEEGRVEILPRKSAEDTDKDFTVFYVKRSSSGGSYGLLWRLGRIQFSCPSRALRDQWTKQLRTALKTHSPLRPHKLLVFINPFGGKGKGRQIYHSLVAPLFELAGISCHVIVTERANQARDHLLKKDLAGFDGVVCVGGDGMFSELLHGLIGRTQQEAGLCENDPAVTLQPCPLHIGIIPAGSTDCVCYATVGVVDPVTSALHIIIGDSQPLDVCSVHHASALVRYSVSMVGYGFYGDVLAESEKHRWMGPLRYDYSGTVVYLSNRSYAGIVEYLPADPLFSSPRDKTRCLSGCSVCSRSTERLFPQSSESGSLYSSHFSQLSADSEGEWVSVEGRFRCVSLTCMSSSCARSPLGLSPSAHLADGTGDLILVWDTHPLAFLKFLHRHTSTQDQFDLPFVEVHRVKAVRFSLPKNRDEEGQEEARGASVGTDEEERGYVDAIGRVDSQQHLADGTAGRDQTGKQKTAAPFLCGLCCRKPPSESVWNCDGEILPFTEILCRIHGQLVRLYARGIEDGAAIDSCSQEIDESTARCSRY, encoded by the exons ATGGAGACTGACCTGTGTTTGGAGTCCAGCCTGTGGGTCGGGAATAAAAGACACCGGGCGGTCCTGACGGGCTGGCACTTCAAGTGGACTGAGGTAGATAAGAAGAACAGAGATAAGAAAACAG tttcagttcCTGTGTCGGAGGTGGTTGGCGTTGAGGAGGGCAGAGTGGAAATCCTGCCACGGAAGTCAGCCGAGGACACAGATAAAGACTTCACAG TTTTCTATGTGaagcgcagcagcagcggcggctccTACGGGCTGCTGTGGCGACTGGGCCGGATCCAGTTCAGCTGTCCCAGCCGGGCGCTCCGGGACCAGTGGACCAAGCAGCTCCGGACGGCTCTCAAAACTCACA GTCCCCTTCGTCCGCACAAGCTGCTGGTGTTCATCAACCCGTTCGGAGGGAAAGGAAAAGGAAGACAGATCTATCACTCCCTGGTCGCCCCTCTCTTTGAGCTGGCTGGTATCAGCTGTCATGTAATAG TGACTGAGCGAGCGAACCAGGCCAGAGATCACCTCCTGAAGAAAGACCTGGCCGGCTTTGACGG tgtggtgtgtgtgggcgggGATGGCATGTTCAGCGAGCTGCTCCACGGTTTGATTGGGCGCACTCAGCAAGAGGCCGGCCTCTGTGAGAACGATCCCGCCGTCACCCTGCAGCCTTGCCCTCTTCACATTGGCATCATCCCAGCAG GCTCTACAGACTGTGTATGTTATGCCACAGTGGGTGTGGTCGACCCCGTGACCTCAGCTTTGCACATCATCATTG GAGACTCCCAGCCTCTGGACGTGTGCTCGGTTCATCACGCCTCGGCTCTGGTGCGGTACTCGGTGTCTATGGTGGGTTATGGATTCTACGGCGACGTTCTGGCCGAGAGCGAGAAGCACCGCTGGATGGGACCTCTCAGATATGACTATTCAG gcACAGTGGTGTATCTGAGCAACAGGAGCTACGCCGGCATTGTTGAATATCTACCAGCAGACCCGCTGTTCTCCAGTCCCAGAGATAAAACCCGCTGTCTCTCAGG gtgcAGTGTGTGCTCCAGAAGCACGGAGAGACTTTTCCCTCAGTCTTCAGAGTCAGGCTCCCTGTACAGCTCCCACTTCAGTCAGCTCAGTGCCGACTCTGAAG gtGAGTGGGTGAGCGTGGAGGGGAGGTTCCGGTGTGTGTCCCTCACCTGCATGTCCAGCTCGTGTGCCAGGAGTCCTCTGGGTCTCTCCCCCTCCGCTCACCTGGCAGACGGCACTGGAGATCTCATCTTGGTGTGGGACACTCACCCTCTCGCCTTCCTCAAGTTCCTCCACcgacacacaagcacacaggaTCAG TTTGACCTGCCGTTTGTGGAGGTCCACCGTGTGAAGGCGGTCCGGTTCTCTCTGCCCAAAAACAGAGATGAAGAAGGACAGGAAGAAGCGCGAGGGGCGAGTGTGGGGACGGACGAAGAGGAGAGAGGTTATGTCGACGCTATAGGCAGGGTCGATTCCCAGCAGCATCTGGccgacggcacggcgggacgGGATCAGACCGGCAAGCAGAAGACTGCGGCCCCCTTCCTGTGTGggctgtgctgcaggaagcCTCCTTCAGAGTCTGTGTGGAACTGCGATGGAGAGATTCTGCCGTTCACTGAAATCCTCTGCAG GATCCACGGCCAGCTGGTGCGTCTCTATGCCCGGGGCATCGAGGACGGAGCGGCCATCGACAGCTGCAGTCAGGAAATCGACGAGTCCACAGCCCGATGCAGTCGATACTGA
- the LOC115408896 gene encoding ceramide kinase isoform X2 — protein sequence MEQGPLRPHKLLVFINPFGGKGKGRQIYHSLVAPLFELAGISCHVIVTERANQARDHLLKKDLAGFDGVVCVGGDGMFSELLHGLIGRTQQEAGLCENDPAVTLQPCPLHIGIIPAGSTDCVCYATVGVVDPVTSALHIIIGDSQPLDVCSVHHASALVRYSVSMVGYGFYGDVLAESEKHRWMGPLRYDYSGTVVYLSNRSYAGIVEYLPADPLFSSPRDKTRCLSGCSVCSRSTERLFPQSSESGSLYSSHFSQLSADSEGEWVSVEGRFRCVSLTCMSSSCARSPLGLSPSAHLADGTGDLILVWDTHPLAFLKFLHRHTSTQDQFDLPFVEVHRVKAVRFSLPKNRDEEGQEEARGASVGTDEEERGYVDAIGRVDSQQHLADGTAGRDQTGKQKTAAPFLCGLCCRKPPSESVWNCDGEILPFTEILCRIHGQLVRLYARGIEDGAAIDSCSQEIDESTARCSRY from the exons ATGGAACAAG GTCCCCTTCGTCCGCACAAGCTGCTGGTGTTCATCAACCCGTTCGGAGGGAAAGGAAAAGGAAGACAGATCTATCACTCCCTGGTCGCCCCTCTCTTTGAGCTGGCTGGTATCAGCTGTCATGTAATAG TGACTGAGCGAGCGAACCAGGCCAGAGATCACCTCCTGAAGAAAGACCTGGCCGGCTTTGACGG tgtggtgtgtgtgggcgggGATGGCATGTTCAGCGAGCTGCTCCACGGTTTGATTGGGCGCACTCAGCAAGAGGCCGGCCTCTGTGAGAACGATCCCGCCGTCACCCTGCAGCCTTGCCCTCTTCACATTGGCATCATCCCAGCAG GCTCTACAGACTGTGTATGTTATGCCACAGTGGGTGTGGTCGACCCCGTGACCTCAGCTTTGCACATCATCATTG GAGACTCCCAGCCTCTGGACGTGTGCTCGGTTCATCACGCCTCGGCTCTGGTGCGGTACTCGGTGTCTATGGTGGGTTATGGATTCTACGGCGACGTTCTGGCCGAGAGCGAGAAGCACCGCTGGATGGGACCTCTCAGATATGACTATTCAG gcACAGTGGTGTATCTGAGCAACAGGAGCTACGCCGGCATTGTTGAATATCTACCAGCAGACCCGCTGTTCTCCAGTCCCAGAGATAAAACCCGCTGTCTCTCAGG gtgcAGTGTGTGCTCCAGAAGCACGGAGAGACTTTTCCCTCAGTCTTCAGAGTCAGGCTCCCTGTACAGCTCCCACTTCAGTCAGCTCAGTGCCGACTCTGAAG gtGAGTGGGTGAGCGTGGAGGGGAGGTTCCGGTGTGTGTCCCTCACCTGCATGTCCAGCTCGTGTGCCAGGAGTCCTCTGGGTCTCTCCCCCTCCGCTCACCTGGCAGACGGCACTGGAGATCTCATCTTGGTGTGGGACACTCACCCTCTCGCCTTCCTCAAGTTCCTCCACcgacacacaagcacacaggaTCAG TTTGACCTGCCGTTTGTGGAGGTCCACCGTGTGAAGGCGGTCCGGTTCTCTCTGCCCAAAAACAGAGATGAAGAAGGACAGGAAGAAGCGCGAGGGGCGAGTGTGGGGACGGACGAAGAGGAGAGAGGTTATGTCGACGCTATAGGCAGGGTCGATTCCCAGCAGCATCTGGccgacggcacggcgggacgGGATCAGACCGGCAAGCAGAAGACTGCGGCCCCCTTCCTGTGTGggctgtgctgcaggaagcCTCCTTCAGAGTCTGTGTGGAACTGCGATGGAGAGATTCTGCCGTTCACTGAAATCCTCTGCAG GATCCACGGCCAGCTGGTGCGTCTCTATGCCCGGGGCATCGAGGACGGAGCGGCCATCGACAGCTGCAGTCAGGAAATCGACGAGTCCACAGCCCGATGCAGTCGATACTGA